The genomic interval CCCCTGAGCACGCGCGTCGTCGGTGGCCTGCTTCTTTCCGTGGCCGGCGTTGCGGTCCTGACCCTCGGAGGGCAGGCCACCTTGTCCGCCCCTTCACCGCTGTTGGGCAACAGCATGGAATTTTTGGCCATGGTCTGCGCGGCCGCGAACATGATCATCATCCGCATTCTGGGCAGGCGCTATGACGCCTGGACGCTGACGGTCATGCAGGTCGTCACGGGCTGCCTCTTCTTTTCACCGGGCATCGTTCACCTGATGGATGTGCCGGCAGGCACCTTCGACCTGCCGCTGATCCTGATCCTCGTCTTCCTCGGCGCAGGCGTGACACTGGGTGCGTTCTCCCTCTACAATTGGGCCATCACCCGCATGCCCGCGAGCACGGCCTCGGCGCACATCAATCTCATCCCCGTGGTCGCGGTGGGCTGCGGATTCGCCTTCCTGGGCGAAACCATGAACCCGCTGCAAATGGCCGCCGCCTGCGTGGTCCTCTTTTCGGTCCTCATGACCCAGAAATCGTAGGGGCGGCCCTGCGTGGCCGCCCTCTTGACACGCAATGTAATCGCCAGACGCAAGAAACGAAAAAAGGGCAGGCACAGGGGCCTGCCCCTACGATTGGGCGGTATGATAACGCATTTGTTCAACGGAGCATATTGTACCGTGGTGGGCGGTGTGGCAACGCATCGTTCAACGGACCACACCTTTCCGTAGGGGCGGCCCCCCGTGGCCGCCCTCTTGATCAGCGATCCTTCATCGGTATGTAGTCCCGAATGTTCGGCCCCACGTAAATCTGGCGGGGGCGGTGGATGCGGGTGTTCTCCTCCAGATGCTGTTCGTGCCAGTGCGCGATCCAGCCCGGAAGGCGTCCGATGGCGAACATGACCGGGAACATGTTCACAGGGATGTTCAGGGCGCGCAGGATCAGCCCGGAATAGAAGTCCACGTTGGGATAGAGCTTGCGCGAGACGAAATAATCGTCATGCAGCGCGATCTCTTCAAGCTCCTGGGCAATGTCCAGGAACGGATCATTGACCTGCAGGGAGGCCAGCAGGTTGGTTGCGCATTCCTTGAGAACCTTGGCCCGGGGATCAAAGTTCTTGTAGACCCGGTGCCCAAAGCCCATGAGCCTGTATTCCTTGCGCTTGACCTTCTCGATGCACTCCTTGACCGTGAGATCCCCGTCGCGGATGTTTTCGAGCATTTGCACAACGGCGGAGTTGGCCCCTCCGTGCAACCGGCCCCACAGGGCGCAGATCCCGGCCGAAACCGAGGCAAAGAGATTGGCCTCGCTCGAACCGACCATGCGTACCGTGGAGCAGGAGCAGTTCTGCTCGTGATCGGCGTGCACCAGCAGGAACTGCGTCAGGGCCTTCTGGGCTTCCGGGGTGGGAACGTGCTCCTTGTAGGGCACGGAAAACATCATGTGCAGAAAGTTTTCGCAGTAGGAGCGGCTGGGGTCCGGATAGATGATGGGCAGCCCTGCGGACTTGCGATAACTGAAAGCCGCAATGGTGCGCACTTTGCTGACAAGCTTTGCCACGGCCTTGCGAAACTCCGCTTCGGTCTGGATGTCCAGCAGATCGGGATTGTAGGCTCCAAGCGAATTGATGACCGCCGAAAGGATGGCCATGGGATGCCCGTTGGGCGGAAAACCTTCGAAGTGGTGCATGAGATCCTCATGCAGCAGGGCCGTATCACCGAGCATGGTGCGAAATGCGGCCCGTTCCTCGCGGGTCGGCAGTTCGCCGAAAACGAGGAGCATGACCGTCTCCACGAAAGAGCTCTGCCGTGCCAGCTGCTCGATGGGGTAACCGCGATAGCGCAGAATTCCCCTTTCTCCATCCACGAAGCTTATGGCACTGTAACACGATCCGGTATTGGCATAGCCCTGGTCCAGGGTGATGACCCCCGCCAGGCTGCGCAGACAGCTCACATCCAACGCGACTTCGCCCTCGGTGCCGCGCACTATGGGCAGCTCGTAGGACTTGCCGTCGATGGTCAGTGTGGCCGTATCTATATTTTGCATGAATCCTCCTGCAATCTTTCCCCTCGCCAGGAAAAAGACCGGTCTTGAACACGTTCCGAGCCTGTCGCCGCTCACGCGGGGACAGGCTCGGTCTCGCGAAGTAATCTTTTAACGGAAATCGATTGGATTATCCAGATGTCTCGGGGTACTGAA from Deltaproteobacteria bacterium HGW-Deltaproteobacteria-18 carries:
- a CDS encoding EamA family transporter; its protein translation is MKSESLSLTTASPIALLPRLAVLGAVVLWGASFSTMRIALQDLHPLSVMWLRMIIALACILPLYRTVSLSAYRKGDWKLLLAAVVFQPCLYFWLESAALGLTSSAQAGIISASVPLLVAVAAWMILKEPLSTRVVGGLLLSVAGVAVLTLGGQATLSAPSPLLGNSMEFLAMVCAAANMIIIRILGRRYDAWTLTVMQVVTGCLFFSPGIVHLMDVPAGTFDLPLILILVFLGAGVTLGAFSLYNWAITRMPASTASAHINLIPVVAVGCGFAFLGETMNPLQMAAACVVLFSVLMTQKS
- the gltA gene encoding citrate (Si)-synthase (type II enzyme; in Escherichia coli this enzyme forms a trimer of dimers which is allosterically inhibited by NADH and competitively inhibited by alpha-ketoglutarate; allosteric inhibition is lost when Cys206 is chemically modified which also affects hexamer formation; forms oxaloacetate and acetyl-CoA and water from citrate and coenzyme A; functions in TCA cycle, glyoxylate cycle and respiration; enzyme from Helicobacter pylori is not inhibited by NADH) — encoded protein: MQNIDTATLTIDGKSYELPIVRGTEGEVALDVSCLRSLAGVITLDQGYANTGSCYSAISFVDGERGILRYRGYPIEQLARQSSFVETVMLLVFGELPTREERAAFRTMLGDTALLHEDLMHHFEGFPPNGHPMAILSAVINSLGAYNPDLLDIQTEAEFRKAVAKLVSKVRTIAAFSYRKSAGLPIIYPDPSRSYCENFLHMMFSVPYKEHVPTPEAQKALTQFLLVHADHEQNCSCSTVRMVGSSEANLFASVSAGICALWGRLHGGANSAVVQMLENIRDGDLTVKECIEKVKRKEYRLMGFGHRVYKNFDPRAKVLKECATNLLASLQVNDPFLDIAQELEEIALHDDYFVSRKLYPNVDFYSGLILRALNIPVNMFPVMFAIGRLPGWIAHWHEQHLEENTRIHRPRQIYVGPNIRDYIPMKDR